The Manis javanica isolate MJ-LG chromosome 4, MJ_LKY, whole genome shotgun sequence genome contains a region encoding:
- the ATXN7L2 gene encoding ataxin-7-like protein 2 isoform X6 produces MEPAHSRGAELEESNKNMKKLDAMTLIKEERRHGPLSKLYTRAPPPPPAPASSQKCHVVNGQGSACRAPGSTKTSSREKGQGSRSRGHQPPEKTQKDNLCLFVPVVNLEKMSGLPKPDGHGIRVAPPSAFLSQPAGLMKDSPGKNLMAPPSKELPGRENMEITPSEGPTRRAEGSSPEKEPGGARLPLKTHRKMARKECDLNRQCGVINPETKKICTRLLTCKIHSVHQRREVQGRAKDFDVLVAELKANSRKGESPKEKSPGRKEPVLERPSQEPPSSVQVVAVAAAPSSNFSARVKQTYPYCALPRSQASSESELDDEGPCDGDGDPGLFPLPLPRGGAQASSEESEEEGTSDDLHLPTDCHYATRPPRPQAFCTFGSRLVSPGCYVFSRRLDRFCSALSSMLERHLSSHMWKKIPPAAEPPSHLVTSPLSAPLSPSSMGSCPRLPGPPPRSAYPASTPPTKDSLVPNYPAGSPSVAAACSQAECMGGSQAITSPLPANTPSPSFSKLPPSKASKSSKGKDGAEVEAPSRKRKLSPGPTTFKRTCILEPPGKGKPSGCRSLSAKTKTALGMGLNGTVGPRVKRAGPLDCRGSPHLSPTPVKTSQLDSQGAGGHPAKALPTTCLSEEEVVKKRKNLATYCRPVKAKHCQASAPTDAACSVRRKKPGPAMAFEEKCSTLKSKAH; encoded by the exons ATGGAGCCAGCTCATTCCAGAG GGGCTGAGTTGGAGGAGAGTAACAAAAACATGAAGAAGTTGGATGCCATGACCCTCATTAAAGAAG AAAGAAGACATGGGCCCCTCAGCAAGCTTTACACCCgggccccaccaccacctccagcccctgccagctCTCAGAAATGCCATGTAGTGAACGGGCAGGGCTCAGCTTGTAGGGCCCCAGGTTCCACCAAAACCTCCTCCAGGGAGAAGGGCCAGGGGTCCCGGAGCCGTGGCCACCAACCTCCTGAGAAGACCCAGAAGGACAACCTCTG CCTTTTCGTGCCTGTGGTGAATCTGGAGAAGATGTCTGGTCTTCCGAAGCCTGATGGACATGGAATCAGAGTGGCCCCACCCTCTGCTTTCCTCAGCCAGCCGGCTGGCCTCATGAAGGACTCACCTGGAAAAAACCTCATGGCGCCCCCTTCTAAAGAGCTTCCTGGCAGAGAGAACATGGAGATAACCCCCAGTGAGGGCCCCACTCGCCGTGCTGAAGGCAGttcccctgaaaaggagcctGGTGGAGCCAGGCTACCCCTCAAAACCCACAGGAAGATGGCTC GGAAGGAGTGTGATCTCAACAGGCAGTGTGGGGTAATAAATCCAGAGACCAAAAAGATCTGTACTCGCCTGCTGACCTGcaag ATCCACTCGGTGCACCAGCGTCGGGAAGTCCAGGGCCGGGCCAAGGACTTTGATGTGCTAGTGGCAGAGCTGAAGGCCAACTCCCGCAAAGGAGAGTCTCCTAAGGAGAAGAGCCCAGGACGCAAGGAGCCAGTTCTCGAGCGCCCCTCCCAAGAGCCCCCCTCCTCAGTCCAGGTTGTGGCAGTGGCAGCTGCTCCCAGCAGCAACTTCTCTGCTCGTGTCAAGCAGACCTACCCATACTGTGCACTGCCCAG GTCCCAGGCCTCCTCTGAAAGTGAGCTGGATGATGAAGGCCCCTGTGATGGTGATGGGGACCCAGGCCTGTTCCCCTTACCCTTACCCcggggtggggcccaggcctcCAGCGAGGAGAGTGAGGAGGAGGGGACATCTGATGACCTCCACCTCCCCACTGACTGCCATTATGCAACCCGGCCCCCACGGCCACAGGCG TTCTGCACCTTTGGGAGCCGGCTAGTGAGCCCAGGATGCTACGTGTTTAGCCGCCGGCTGGACCGGTTCTGCTCAGCACTGAGCTCCATGCTGGAACGACACCTCAGCTCACACATGTGGAA GAAAATCCCACCAGCGGCTGAGCCTCCATCCCACCTTGTTACCTCCCCCCTCTCTGCTCCCCTGAGCCCATCTTCTATGGGCAGCTGTCCCCGTCTTCCAGGCCCACCCCCGAGATCTGCCTACCCAGCCTCCACGCCCCCCACCAAGGACAGCCTTGTCCCCAACTACCCTGCAGGCTCCCCCAGTGTGGCAGCTGCCTGCAGCCAGGCAGAGTGCATGGGTGGAAGCCAGGCCATCACCTCACCATTGCCTGCCAACACGCCATCCCCGTCCTTCAGCAAGCTGCCACCTTCAAAGGCCAGCAAGTCATCCAAAGGCAAGGATGGGGCTGAGGTGGAGGCCCCTTCTCGAAAGCGAAAATTATCCCCAGGCCCCACCACTTTCAAACGGACCTGCATCCTCGAGCCCCCTGGAAAAGGCAAACCGTCGGGCTGCCGGAGTCTCTCCGCCAAGACTAAAACAGCCCTTGGCATGGGGCTTAATGGGACAGTGGGGCCAAGAGTGAAGCGGGCAGGGCCCCTGGACTGTCGGGGTTCCCCCCATCTGTCCCCCACACCAGTCAAAACTTCTCAGCTGGACAGCCAGGGAGCAGGTGGACATCCAGCCAAGGCCCTGCCAACCACCTGCCTCTCTGAGGAGGAGGTAGTGAAGAAGCGGAAAAACCTGGCCACATACTGCCGGCCAGTGAAGGCCAAGCACTGCCAGGCTAGTGCCCCCACTGATGCGGCCTGCTCTGTGCGTCGTAAGAAGCCGGGTCCAGCCATGGCCTTTGAGGAGAAGTGTTCTACACTGAAG TCTAAAGCCCATTAA
- the ATXN7L2 gene encoding ataxin-7-like protein 2 isoform X4, whose translation MEPAHSRGAELEESNKNMKKLDAMTLIKEDMSIFGHCPAHDDFYLVVCNHCSQVVKPQAFQKHCERRHGPLSKLYTRAPPPPPAPASSQKCHVVNGQGSACRAPGSTKTSSREKGQGSRSRGHQPPEKTQKDNLCLFVPVVNLEKMSGLPKPDGHGIRVAPPSAFLSQPAGLMKDSPGKNLMAPPSKELPGRENMEITPSEGPTRRAEGSSPEKEPGGARLPLKTHRKMARKECDLNRQCGVINPETKKICTRLLTCKIHSVHQRREVQGRAKDFDVLVAELKANSRKGESPKEKSPGRKEPVLERPSQEPPSSVQVVAVAAAPSSNFSARVKQTYPYCALPRSQASSESELDDEGPCDGDGDPGLFPLPLPRGGAQASSEESEEEGTSDDLHLPTDCHYATRPPRPQAFCTFGSRLVSPGCYVFSRRLDRFCSALSSMLERHLSSHMWKKIPPAAEPPSHLVTSPLSAPLSPSSMGSCPRLPGPPPRSAYPASTPPTKDSLVPNYPAGSPSVAAACSQAECMGGSQAITSPLPANTPSPSFSKLPPSKASKSSKGKDGAEVEAPSRKRKLSPGPTTFKRTCILEPPGKGKPSGCRSLSAKTKTALGMGLNGTVGPRVKRAGPLDCRGSPHLSPTPVKTSQLDSQGAGGHPAKALPTTCLSEEEVVKKRKNLATYCRPVKAKHCQASAPTDAACSVRRKKPGPAMAFEEKCSTLKSKAH comes from the exons ATGGAGCCAGCTCATTCCAGAG GGGCTGAGTTGGAGGAGAGTAACAAAAACATGAAGAAGTTGGATGCCATGACCCTCATTAAAGAAG ACATGTCCATCTTCGGGCACTGCCCTGCCCATGACGACTTCTATTTGGTTGTGTGTAACCACTGCAGCCAAGTGGTGAAGCCTCAAGCTTTCCAGAAGCACTGCG AAAGAAGACATGGGCCCCTCAGCAAGCTTTACACCCgggccccaccaccacctccagcccctgccagctCTCAGAAATGCCATGTAGTGAACGGGCAGGGCTCAGCTTGTAGGGCCCCAGGTTCCACCAAAACCTCCTCCAGGGAGAAGGGCCAGGGGTCCCGGAGCCGTGGCCACCAACCTCCTGAGAAGACCCAGAAGGACAACCTCTG CCTTTTCGTGCCTGTGGTGAATCTGGAGAAGATGTCTGGTCTTCCGAAGCCTGATGGACATGGAATCAGAGTGGCCCCACCCTCTGCTTTCCTCAGCCAGCCGGCTGGCCTCATGAAGGACTCACCTGGAAAAAACCTCATGGCGCCCCCTTCTAAAGAGCTTCCTGGCAGAGAGAACATGGAGATAACCCCCAGTGAGGGCCCCACTCGCCGTGCTGAAGGCAGttcccctgaaaaggagcctGGTGGAGCCAGGCTACCCCTCAAAACCCACAGGAAGATGGCTC GGAAGGAGTGTGATCTCAACAGGCAGTGTGGGGTAATAAATCCAGAGACCAAAAAGATCTGTACTCGCCTGCTGACCTGcaag ATCCACTCGGTGCACCAGCGTCGGGAAGTCCAGGGCCGGGCCAAGGACTTTGATGTGCTAGTGGCAGAGCTGAAGGCCAACTCCCGCAAAGGAGAGTCTCCTAAGGAGAAGAGCCCAGGACGCAAGGAGCCAGTTCTCGAGCGCCCCTCCCAAGAGCCCCCCTCCTCAGTCCAGGTTGTGGCAGTGGCAGCTGCTCCCAGCAGCAACTTCTCTGCTCGTGTCAAGCAGACCTACCCATACTGTGCACTGCCCAG GTCCCAGGCCTCCTCTGAAAGTGAGCTGGATGATGAAGGCCCCTGTGATGGTGATGGGGACCCAGGCCTGTTCCCCTTACCCTTACCCcggggtggggcccaggcctcCAGCGAGGAGAGTGAGGAGGAGGGGACATCTGATGACCTCCACCTCCCCACTGACTGCCATTATGCAACCCGGCCCCCACGGCCACAGGCG TTCTGCACCTTTGGGAGCCGGCTAGTGAGCCCAGGATGCTACGTGTTTAGCCGCCGGCTGGACCGGTTCTGCTCAGCACTGAGCTCCATGCTGGAACGACACCTCAGCTCACACATGTGGAA GAAAATCCCACCAGCGGCTGAGCCTCCATCCCACCTTGTTACCTCCCCCCTCTCTGCTCCCCTGAGCCCATCTTCTATGGGCAGCTGTCCCCGTCTTCCAGGCCCACCCCCGAGATCTGCCTACCCAGCCTCCACGCCCCCCACCAAGGACAGCCTTGTCCCCAACTACCCTGCAGGCTCCCCCAGTGTGGCAGCTGCCTGCAGCCAGGCAGAGTGCATGGGTGGAAGCCAGGCCATCACCTCACCATTGCCTGCCAACACGCCATCCCCGTCCTTCAGCAAGCTGCCACCTTCAAAGGCCAGCAAGTCATCCAAAGGCAAGGATGGGGCTGAGGTGGAGGCCCCTTCTCGAAAGCGAAAATTATCCCCAGGCCCCACCACTTTCAAACGGACCTGCATCCTCGAGCCCCCTGGAAAAGGCAAACCGTCGGGCTGCCGGAGTCTCTCCGCCAAGACTAAAACAGCCCTTGGCATGGGGCTTAATGGGACAGTGGGGCCAAGAGTGAAGCGGGCAGGGCCCCTGGACTGTCGGGGTTCCCCCCATCTGTCCCCCACACCAGTCAAAACTTCTCAGCTGGACAGCCAGGGAGCAGGTGGACATCCAGCCAAGGCCCTGCCAACCACCTGCCTCTCTGAGGAGGAGGTAGTGAAGAAGCGGAAAAACCTGGCCACATACTGCCGGCCAGTGAAGGCCAAGCACTGCCAGGCTAGTGCCCCCACTGATGCGGCCTGCTCTGTGCGTCGTAAGAAGCCGGGTCCAGCCATGGCCTTTGAGGAGAAGTGTTCTACACTGAAG TCTAAAGCCCATTAA
- the ATXN7L2 gene encoding ataxin-7-like protein 2 isoform X5: protein MAVRERAAAAMAALERRVPNLDDFAGQSWSSWVERADLPAADGAELEESNKNMKKLDAMTLIKEERRHGPLSKLYTRAPPPPPAPASSQKCHVVNGQGSACRAPGSTKTSSREKGQGSRSRGHQPPEKTQKDNLCLFVPVVNLEKMSGLPKPDGHGIRVAPPSAFLSQPAGLMKDSPGKNLMAPPSKELPGRENMEITPSEGPTRRAEGSSPEKEPGGARLPLKTHRKMARKECDLNRQCGVINPETKKICTRLLTCKIHSVHQRREVQGRAKDFDVLVAELKANSRKGESPKEKSPGRKEPVLERPSQEPPSSVQVVAVAAAPSSNFSARVKQTYPYCALPRSQASSESELDDEGPCDGDGDPGLFPLPLPRGGAQASSEESEEEGTSDDLHLPTDCHYATRPPRPQAFCTFGSRLVSPGCYVFSRRLDRFCSALSSMLERHLSSHMWKKIPPAAEPPSHLVTSPLSAPLSPSSMGSCPRLPGPPPRSAYPASTPPTKDSLVPNYPAGSPSVAAACSQAECMGGSQAITSPLPANTPSPSFSKLPPSKASKSSKGKDGAEVEAPSRKRKLSPGPTTFKRTCILEPPGKGKPSGCRSLSAKTKTALGMGLNGTVGPRVKRAGPLDCRGSPHLSPTPVKTSQLDSQGAGGHPAKALPTTCLSEEEVVKKRKNLATYCRPVKAKHCQASAPTDAACSVRRKKPGPAMAFEEKCSTLKSKAH from the exons ATGGCGGTGCGTGAACGCGCGGCGGCAGCAATGGCCGCACTGGAGCGGCGGGTGCCGAATCTCGATGACTTCGCGGGACAGAGCTGGAGTTCGTGGGTGGAGCGGGCCGACCTGCCCGCGGCCGACG GGGCTGAGTTGGAGGAGAGTAACAAAAACATGAAGAAGTTGGATGCCATGACCCTCATTAAAGAAG AAAGAAGACATGGGCCCCTCAGCAAGCTTTACACCCgggccccaccaccacctccagcccctgccagctCTCAGAAATGCCATGTAGTGAACGGGCAGGGCTCAGCTTGTAGGGCCCCAGGTTCCACCAAAACCTCCTCCAGGGAGAAGGGCCAGGGGTCCCGGAGCCGTGGCCACCAACCTCCTGAGAAGACCCAGAAGGACAACCTCTG CCTTTTCGTGCCTGTGGTGAATCTGGAGAAGATGTCTGGTCTTCCGAAGCCTGATGGACATGGAATCAGAGTGGCCCCACCCTCTGCTTTCCTCAGCCAGCCGGCTGGCCTCATGAAGGACTCACCTGGAAAAAACCTCATGGCGCCCCCTTCTAAAGAGCTTCCTGGCAGAGAGAACATGGAGATAACCCCCAGTGAGGGCCCCACTCGCCGTGCTGAAGGCAGttcccctgaaaaggagcctGGTGGAGCCAGGCTACCCCTCAAAACCCACAGGAAGATGGCTC GGAAGGAGTGTGATCTCAACAGGCAGTGTGGGGTAATAAATCCAGAGACCAAAAAGATCTGTACTCGCCTGCTGACCTGcaag ATCCACTCGGTGCACCAGCGTCGGGAAGTCCAGGGCCGGGCCAAGGACTTTGATGTGCTAGTGGCAGAGCTGAAGGCCAACTCCCGCAAAGGAGAGTCTCCTAAGGAGAAGAGCCCAGGACGCAAGGAGCCAGTTCTCGAGCGCCCCTCCCAAGAGCCCCCCTCCTCAGTCCAGGTTGTGGCAGTGGCAGCTGCTCCCAGCAGCAACTTCTCTGCTCGTGTCAAGCAGACCTACCCATACTGTGCACTGCCCAG GTCCCAGGCCTCCTCTGAAAGTGAGCTGGATGATGAAGGCCCCTGTGATGGTGATGGGGACCCAGGCCTGTTCCCCTTACCCTTACCCcggggtggggcccaggcctcCAGCGAGGAGAGTGAGGAGGAGGGGACATCTGATGACCTCCACCTCCCCACTGACTGCCATTATGCAACCCGGCCCCCACGGCCACAGGCG TTCTGCACCTTTGGGAGCCGGCTAGTGAGCCCAGGATGCTACGTGTTTAGCCGCCGGCTGGACCGGTTCTGCTCAGCACTGAGCTCCATGCTGGAACGACACCTCAGCTCACACATGTGGAA GAAAATCCCACCAGCGGCTGAGCCTCCATCCCACCTTGTTACCTCCCCCCTCTCTGCTCCCCTGAGCCCATCTTCTATGGGCAGCTGTCCCCGTCTTCCAGGCCCACCCCCGAGATCTGCCTACCCAGCCTCCACGCCCCCCACCAAGGACAGCCTTGTCCCCAACTACCCTGCAGGCTCCCCCAGTGTGGCAGCTGCCTGCAGCCAGGCAGAGTGCATGGGTGGAAGCCAGGCCATCACCTCACCATTGCCTGCCAACACGCCATCCCCGTCCTTCAGCAAGCTGCCACCTTCAAAGGCCAGCAAGTCATCCAAAGGCAAGGATGGGGCTGAGGTGGAGGCCCCTTCTCGAAAGCGAAAATTATCCCCAGGCCCCACCACTTTCAAACGGACCTGCATCCTCGAGCCCCCTGGAAAAGGCAAACCGTCGGGCTGCCGGAGTCTCTCCGCCAAGACTAAAACAGCCCTTGGCATGGGGCTTAATGGGACAGTGGGGCCAAGAGTGAAGCGGGCAGGGCCCCTGGACTGTCGGGGTTCCCCCCATCTGTCCCCCACACCAGTCAAAACTTCTCAGCTGGACAGCCAGGGAGCAGGTGGACATCCAGCCAAGGCCCTGCCAACCACCTGCCTCTCTGAGGAGGAGGTAGTGAAGAAGCGGAAAAACCTGGCCACATACTGCCGGCCAGTGAAGGCCAAGCACTGCCAGGCTAGTGCCCCCACTGATGCGGCCTGCTCTGTGCGTCGTAAGAAGCCGGGTCCAGCCATGGCCTTTGAGGAGAAGTGTTCTACACTGAAG TCTAAAGCCCATTAA
- the ATXN7L2 gene encoding ataxin-7-like protein 2 isoform X3: MAVRERAAAAMAALERRVPNLDDFAGQSWSSWVERADLPAADGAELEESNKNMKKLDAMTLIKEDMSIFGHCPAHDDFYLVVCNHCSQVVKPQAFQKHCERRHGPLSKLYTRAPPPPPAPASSQKCHVVNGQGSACRAPGSTKTSSREKGQGSRSRGHQPPEKTQKDNLCQPAGLMKDSPGKNLMAPPSKELPGRENMEITPSEGPTRRAEGSSPEKEPGGARLPLKTHRKMARKECDLNRQCGVINPETKKICTRLLTCKIHSVHQRREVQGRAKDFDVLVAELKANSRKGESPKEKSPGRKEPVLERPSQEPPSSVQVVAVAAAPSSNFSARVKQTYPYCALPRSQASSESELDDEGPCDGDGDPGLFPLPLPRGGAQASSEESEEEGTSDDLHLPTDCHYATRPPRPQAFCTFGSRLVSPGCYVFSRRLDRFCSALSSMLERHLSSHMWKKIPPAAEPPSHLVTSPLSAPLSPSSMGSCPRLPGPPPRSAYPASTPPTKDSLVPNYPAGSPSVAAACSQAECMGGSQAITSPLPANTPSPSFSKLPPSKASKSSKGKDGAEVEAPSRKRKLSPGPTTFKRTCILEPPGKGKPSGCRSLSAKTKTALGMGLNGTVGPRVKRAGPLDCRGSPHLSPTPVKTSQLDSQGAGGHPAKALPTTCLSEEEVVKKRKNLATYCRPVKAKHCQASAPTDAACSVRRKKPGPAMAFEEKCSTLKSKAH, encoded by the exons ATGGCGGTGCGTGAACGCGCGGCGGCAGCAATGGCCGCACTGGAGCGGCGGGTGCCGAATCTCGATGACTTCGCGGGACAGAGCTGGAGTTCGTGGGTGGAGCGGGCCGACCTGCCCGCGGCCGACG GGGCTGAGTTGGAGGAGAGTAACAAAAACATGAAGAAGTTGGATGCCATGACCCTCATTAAAGAAG ACATGTCCATCTTCGGGCACTGCCCTGCCCATGACGACTTCTATTTGGTTGTGTGTAACCACTGCAGCCAAGTGGTGAAGCCTCAAGCTTTCCAGAAGCACTGCG AAAGAAGACATGGGCCCCTCAGCAAGCTTTACACCCgggccccaccaccacctccagcccctgccagctCTCAGAAATGCCATGTAGTGAACGGGCAGGGCTCAGCTTGTAGGGCCCCAGGTTCCACCAAAACCTCCTCCAGGGAGAAGGGCCAGGGGTCCCGGAGCCGTGGCCACCAACCTCCTGAGAAGACCCAGAAGGACAACCTCTG CCAGCCGGCTGGCCTCATGAAGGACTCACCTGGAAAAAACCTCATGGCGCCCCCTTCTAAAGAGCTTCCTGGCAGAGAGAACATGGAGATAACCCCCAGTGAGGGCCCCACTCGCCGTGCTGAAGGCAGttcccctgaaaaggagcctGGTGGAGCCAGGCTACCCCTCAAAACCCACAGGAAGATGGCTC GGAAGGAGTGTGATCTCAACAGGCAGTGTGGGGTAATAAATCCAGAGACCAAAAAGATCTGTACTCGCCTGCTGACCTGcaag ATCCACTCGGTGCACCAGCGTCGGGAAGTCCAGGGCCGGGCCAAGGACTTTGATGTGCTAGTGGCAGAGCTGAAGGCCAACTCCCGCAAAGGAGAGTCTCCTAAGGAGAAGAGCCCAGGACGCAAGGAGCCAGTTCTCGAGCGCCCCTCCCAAGAGCCCCCCTCCTCAGTCCAGGTTGTGGCAGTGGCAGCTGCTCCCAGCAGCAACTTCTCTGCTCGTGTCAAGCAGACCTACCCATACTGTGCACTGCCCAG GTCCCAGGCCTCCTCTGAAAGTGAGCTGGATGATGAAGGCCCCTGTGATGGTGATGGGGACCCAGGCCTGTTCCCCTTACCCTTACCCcggggtggggcccaggcctcCAGCGAGGAGAGTGAGGAGGAGGGGACATCTGATGACCTCCACCTCCCCACTGACTGCCATTATGCAACCCGGCCCCCACGGCCACAGGCG TTCTGCACCTTTGGGAGCCGGCTAGTGAGCCCAGGATGCTACGTGTTTAGCCGCCGGCTGGACCGGTTCTGCTCAGCACTGAGCTCCATGCTGGAACGACACCTCAGCTCACACATGTGGAA GAAAATCCCACCAGCGGCTGAGCCTCCATCCCACCTTGTTACCTCCCCCCTCTCTGCTCCCCTGAGCCCATCTTCTATGGGCAGCTGTCCCCGTCTTCCAGGCCCACCCCCGAGATCTGCCTACCCAGCCTCCACGCCCCCCACCAAGGACAGCCTTGTCCCCAACTACCCTGCAGGCTCCCCCAGTGTGGCAGCTGCCTGCAGCCAGGCAGAGTGCATGGGTGGAAGCCAGGCCATCACCTCACCATTGCCTGCCAACACGCCATCCCCGTCCTTCAGCAAGCTGCCACCTTCAAAGGCCAGCAAGTCATCCAAAGGCAAGGATGGGGCTGAGGTGGAGGCCCCTTCTCGAAAGCGAAAATTATCCCCAGGCCCCACCACTTTCAAACGGACCTGCATCCTCGAGCCCCCTGGAAAAGGCAAACCGTCGGGCTGCCGGAGTCTCTCCGCCAAGACTAAAACAGCCCTTGGCATGGGGCTTAATGGGACAGTGGGGCCAAGAGTGAAGCGGGCAGGGCCCCTGGACTGTCGGGGTTCCCCCCATCTGTCCCCCACACCAGTCAAAACTTCTCAGCTGGACAGCCAGGGAGCAGGTGGACATCCAGCCAAGGCCCTGCCAACCACCTGCCTCTCTGAGGAGGAGGTAGTGAAGAAGCGGAAAAACCTGGCCACATACTGCCGGCCAGTGAAGGCCAAGCACTGCCAGGCTAGTGCCCCCACTGATGCGGCCTGCTCTGTGCGTCGTAAGAAGCCGGGTCCAGCCATGGCCTTTGAGGAGAAGTGTTCTACACTGAAG TCTAAAGCCCATTAA
- the ATXN7L2 gene encoding ataxin-7-like protein 2 isoform X1: MAVRERAAAAMAALERRVPNLDDFAGQSWSSWVERADLPAADGAELEESNKNMKKLDAMTLIKEDMSIFGHCPAHDDFYLVVCNHCSQVVKPQAFQKHCERRHGPLSKLYTRAPPPPPAPASSQKCHVVNGQGSACRAPGSTKTSSREKGQGSRSRGHQPPEKTQKDNLCLFVPVVNLEKMSGLPKPDGHGIRVAPPSAFLSQPAGLMKDSPGKNLMAPPSKELPGRENMEITPSEGPTRRAEGSSPEKEPGGARLPLKTHRKMARKECDLNRQCGVINPETKKICTRLLTCKIHSVHQRREVQGRAKDFDVLVAELKANSRKGESPKEKSPGRKEPVLERPSQEPPSSVQVVAVAAAPSSNFSARVKQTYPYCALPRSQASSESELDDEGPCDGDGDPGLFPLPLPRGGAQASSEESEEEGTSDDLHLPTDCHYATRPPRPQAFCTFGSRLVSPGCYVFSRRLDRFCSALSSMLERHLSSHMWKKIPPAAEPPSHLVTSPLSAPLSPSSMGSCPRLPGPPPRSAYPASTPPTKDSLVPNYPAGSPSVAAACSQAECMGGSQAITSPLPANTPSPSFSKLPPSKASKSSKGKDGAEVEAPSRKRKLSPGPTTFKRTCILEPPGKGKPSGCRSLSAKTKTALGMGLNGTVGPRVKRAGPLDCRGSPHLSPTPVKTSQLDSQGAGGHPAKALPTTCLSEEEVVKKRKNLATYCRPVKAKHCQASAPTDAACSVRRKKPGPAMAFEEKCSTLKSKAH, from the exons ATGGCGGTGCGTGAACGCGCGGCGGCAGCAATGGCCGCACTGGAGCGGCGGGTGCCGAATCTCGATGACTTCGCGGGACAGAGCTGGAGTTCGTGGGTGGAGCGGGCCGACCTGCCCGCGGCCGACG GGGCTGAGTTGGAGGAGAGTAACAAAAACATGAAGAAGTTGGATGCCATGACCCTCATTAAAGAAG ACATGTCCATCTTCGGGCACTGCCCTGCCCATGACGACTTCTATTTGGTTGTGTGTAACCACTGCAGCCAAGTGGTGAAGCCTCAAGCTTTCCAGAAGCACTGCG AAAGAAGACATGGGCCCCTCAGCAAGCTTTACACCCgggccccaccaccacctccagcccctgccagctCTCAGAAATGCCATGTAGTGAACGGGCAGGGCTCAGCTTGTAGGGCCCCAGGTTCCACCAAAACCTCCTCCAGGGAGAAGGGCCAGGGGTCCCGGAGCCGTGGCCACCAACCTCCTGAGAAGACCCAGAAGGACAACCTCTG CCTTTTCGTGCCTGTGGTGAATCTGGAGAAGATGTCTGGTCTTCCGAAGCCTGATGGACATGGAATCAGAGTGGCCCCACCCTCTGCTTTCCTCAGCCAGCCGGCTGGCCTCATGAAGGACTCACCTGGAAAAAACCTCATGGCGCCCCCTTCTAAAGAGCTTCCTGGCAGAGAGAACATGGAGATAACCCCCAGTGAGGGCCCCACTCGCCGTGCTGAAGGCAGttcccctgaaaaggagcctGGTGGAGCCAGGCTACCCCTCAAAACCCACAGGAAGATGGCTC GGAAGGAGTGTGATCTCAACAGGCAGTGTGGGGTAATAAATCCAGAGACCAAAAAGATCTGTACTCGCCTGCTGACCTGcaag ATCCACTCGGTGCACCAGCGTCGGGAAGTCCAGGGCCGGGCCAAGGACTTTGATGTGCTAGTGGCAGAGCTGAAGGCCAACTCCCGCAAAGGAGAGTCTCCTAAGGAGAAGAGCCCAGGACGCAAGGAGCCAGTTCTCGAGCGCCCCTCCCAAGAGCCCCCCTCCTCAGTCCAGGTTGTGGCAGTGGCAGCTGCTCCCAGCAGCAACTTCTCTGCTCGTGTCAAGCAGACCTACCCATACTGTGCACTGCCCAG GTCCCAGGCCTCCTCTGAAAGTGAGCTGGATGATGAAGGCCCCTGTGATGGTGATGGGGACCCAGGCCTGTTCCCCTTACCCTTACCCcggggtggggcccaggcctcCAGCGAGGAGAGTGAGGAGGAGGGGACATCTGATGACCTCCACCTCCCCACTGACTGCCATTATGCAACCCGGCCCCCACGGCCACAGGCG TTCTGCACCTTTGGGAGCCGGCTAGTGAGCCCAGGATGCTACGTGTTTAGCCGCCGGCTGGACCGGTTCTGCTCAGCACTGAGCTCCATGCTGGAACGACACCTCAGCTCACACATGTGGAA GAAAATCCCACCAGCGGCTGAGCCTCCATCCCACCTTGTTACCTCCCCCCTCTCTGCTCCCCTGAGCCCATCTTCTATGGGCAGCTGTCCCCGTCTTCCAGGCCCACCCCCGAGATCTGCCTACCCAGCCTCCACGCCCCCCACCAAGGACAGCCTTGTCCCCAACTACCCTGCAGGCTCCCCCAGTGTGGCAGCTGCCTGCAGCCAGGCAGAGTGCATGGGTGGAAGCCAGGCCATCACCTCACCATTGCCTGCCAACACGCCATCCCCGTCCTTCAGCAAGCTGCCACCTTCAAAGGCCAGCAAGTCATCCAAAGGCAAGGATGGGGCTGAGGTGGAGGCCCCTTCTCGAAAGCGAAAATTATCCCCAGGCCCCACCACTTTCAAACGGACCTGCATCCTCGAGCCCCCTGGAAAAGGCAAACCGTCGGGCTGCCGGAGTCTCTCCGCCAAGACTAAAACAGCCCTTGGCATGGGGCTTAATGGGACAGTGGGGCCAAGAGTGAAGCGGGCAGGGCCCCTGGACTGTCGGGGTTCCCCCCATCTGTCCCCCACACCAGTCAAAACTTCTCAGCTGGACAGCCAGGGAGCAGGTGGACATCCAGCCAAGGCCCTGCCAACCACCTGCCTCTCTGAGGAGGAGGTAGTGAAGAAGCGGAAAAACCTGGCCACATACTGCCGGCCAGTGAAGGCCAAGCACTGCCAGGCTAGTGCCCCCACTGATGCGGCCTGCTCTGTGCGTCGTAAGAAGCCGGGTCCAGCCATGGCCTTTGAGGAGAAGTGTTCTACACTGAAG TCTAAAGCCCATTAA